In the Melanotaenia boesemani isolate fMelBoe1 chromosome 14, fMelBoe1.pri, whole genome shotgun sequence genome, CTATTTACTCCACCCGCTTACTCTTCCAATTTACTCCTGTTTACTCCACCCGTTTACTCTTCCAATTTACTCCTATTTACTCCACCCATTTACTCCTATTTACTTCACCCGTTTACTCTTCCAATTTACTCCTGTTTACTCCACCCATTTACGCCTATTTACTTCACCCGTTTACTGCTTCTATTTACTCCTGTTTACTCCACCCATTTACTCCTCCTATTTACTCCTGTTTACTCCACCCATTTACTCCTATTTACTCCACCCGTTTACTCTTCCAATTTACTCCTGTTTACTCCACCCATTTACTCCTCCTATTTACTCCACCCATTTACTCCTCCTTTTTACTCCACCCGTTTATTCTAATTTACTCCTATTTACTCCTGTTTACTCCACCCATTTACTCCTCCTATTTACGCCACCCATTTACTCCTATTTACTTCACCCATTTACTCCTCCTATTTACTCCACCCATTTTCTCCTATTTACTCCACCCGTCTACTTCACCTGTTTACTCTTCCAATTTACTCCTGTTTACTCCACCCATTTACGCCTATTTACTTCACCCGTTTACTTCACCCGTTTACTCCTTCTATTTACTCCTGTTTACTCCACCCATTTACTCCTCTTATTTACTCCTGTTTACTCCACCCATTTACTCCTATTTCCTCCACCCGTTTACTCTTCCAATTTACTCCTGTTTACTCCACCCATTTACTTCACCCGTTTACTCCTCCTATTTAATCCACCCATTTACTCCTCCTATTTACTCCACCCATTTACTCTTCCAATTTACTCCTATTTACTCCTGTTTACTCCACCCATTTACTCCTCCTATTTACTCCACCCATTTACTCCTATTTACTTCACCCATTTACTCCTCCTATTTACTCCACCCATTTTCTCCTATTTACTCTACCCGTCTACTTCACCTGTTTACTCTTCCAATTTACTCCCGTTTACTCCACCCATTTACTCCTATTTACTCCACCCGTTTACTCTTCCAATTTACTCTTATTTACTCCTGTTTACTCCACCCATTTACTCCTATTTACTTCACCCGTTTACTCCTCCTCTTTACTCCACCCATTTACTCCTCCTCTTTACTCCTGTTTACTCCACCCATTTACTCCTATTTATTCCACCCATTTACTTCACCCGTTTACTCTTCCTATTTACTCCTATTTACTCCACCCATTTACTCCTGTTTACTCCACCCATTTACTCCTATTTACTCCACCCGTTTACTTCACCCGTTTACTCTTCCAATTTACTCCTATTTACTCCACCCATTTACTCCTCCTATTTACTCCTGTTTACTCCGCCCATTTACTCTTATTTACTTCACCCGTTTACTCCTCCTATTTACTCCTCTTTACTCCACCCATTTACTCCTATTTACTCCACCCGTCTACTCCTCCCATTTGCTCTTCCTGCTCCTTGTAATcagcttatttatttctttttactttccGACCGTCTGAACCTCCAGAGTCAGTCTGATGGACCGACTCACATTTCGTGAAAAGAAACTTCAGGTGCATCTTAGATTTtattaatctgtttgttttttgcagctTTATGTGGATGtaggttttaaagaaaaataagaagatgTACAGTTTTAGCCAGATCCTTATTACTGAGGTGTAAATAAGGAAGGACTTATGGGACCAGGGCTCGGTTTTTAGCTTCAGTTTCATGTTGTCGGTCTCATTCTGGAGGAACTTTTCTATGAAAGGTGGCGCTGCACGTGTGCCGAGTTCGTACCGTACACCGACGTCACGGCTGCTCCTCGTTTCCGGCGCTGGGCGTCCGGTTGCGGATCTGACTCCTCAGCTGTTCGATGAGTTCAGggttctgctgctgcatctgCTGCGCGAACTGCTGACCTCTGCAACACAAACACGCGTCAACGCCAGCATCACGACCCAGCAGCTCGAATCATAAACCCTCGCTCAGGTACGCACGCCTGGATCAGTCCTGACAGGTCTCCGGCTGGCGGGGCCGCTGGGGCGCCAGGTGCTGCgccacctccacctcctgcaCCTGCACCTCCTCCCATCCCTCCCATCCCTCCCATCCCACCATACGCTCCAGACATCATCCCGGACATCCTGGGAAGCAGAGAGGAGACAGGAAGTTAGgctggagagcagagaggaagaagCAGTGACGGATGGAGACGGACTTACAGCTGCTGAACCTGAGGGTTGTTCATCAGAGTGGACGCCTAAAGGGAATCAGAGACAGACGTGAGACAGCTGGACAGGACTGAGGAGACAGTTGTCCATAACtatgttttcttctctttgatCATTAATTGTTTCttgcattttaattctttttgtctttatgtaCATTCTTTTATCTCCTTTCTAATAAATCTGATTTGCTTACAAGTacaaagaaacaagaaacaaagCTTCCTCTTCCTtgtcctcttcctctgtctaACTGCTCAAACTGGGACTTTTTGGGAAAGTTGGACTTTCAGGAATGTTGTCGTCCTGCTGCTTAAACAACTGGTTTTAGTTTTACTTCAACTTGTGATGCAGCAGAAAAGCTCTGAAAGACGGATCCTCCGTGAAGTTCAGGACTAATTCAGAACCTGAGACTGGGTCGGTACCTCCACCCgagtctgggttcaggtctaacATCTCTCGGGTCAGAAGCTCACAGCTGTTCTGATGTGTTGGGGTCAAACATGAGATCTCACCATGTTCATGAAGCCGGGGTTACTGAGCAACCCGGCCAGGTCGACCCCGCCCATCCCTGCAgtctgaaagaaaacacacagctTCGTTCACGCACGGACCGCCGTTAACCAATCACAGCTCAGAACACAGCAGCGCTCACGTCCTACCGGACTGGATGTCTCCATCTTCTCCTCGGCAATCTTCAGGTTGGTCTTGTAGGTGTCGTTGTCGGGGTCGAGCTCCAGAGCTTTCTTATAGTAGCTGACCGCCTCCGAATGTTTGTTCAGGCTGGCCAGAGCCaagctgaaacacacacacatcaacacacattatcacacaccatcaacacacaccaacacacacacatcaacacacattatcacacaccatcaacacacaccaacacatacacatcaacacacattatcacacaccatcaacacacattatcacacacacatcatcacacaccatcaacacacatcaacacacaccaacacacacacatcaacacacattatcacacaccaacacacacatcaacacacaccaacacacacacatcaacacacattatcacacaccatcaacacacaccaacacatacacatcaacacacattatcacacaccatcaacacacatcaacacacaccaacacacacacatcatcacacaccatcaacacacatcaacacacaccaacacaaacacatcaacacacattatcacacaccatcaacacacatcaacacacaccaacacacacacatcaacacacaccaacacacacacatcaacacacattatcacacaccatcaacacacatcaacacacatacATCAACACACATTATCACACACCatcaacacacaccaacacacacacatcaacacacattatcacacaccatcaacacacatcaacacacaccaacacacacacatcaacaaacATTATCACACACCAtcaacacacatcaacacacatacATCAACACACATTATCACACACCatcaacacacaccaacacacacacatcaacacacattatcacacaccatcaacacacaccacacacacatcaacacacattatcacacaccatcaacacacatcaacacacacacatcaacacacattatcacacaccatcaacacacaccaacacacacacatcaacacacattatcacacaccatcaacacacaccacacacacatcaacacacattatcacacaccatcaacacacatcaacacacattatcacacaccatcaacacacaccaacacacacacatcaacacacattatcacacaccaacacacacacatcaacacacaccaacacacacacatcaacacacattatcacacaccatcaacacacatcaacacacatcacacaccaacacacacacacatcaacacacattaTCACACACCATATTATCACACACCAtcaacacacatcaacacacaccaacacacacccatcaacacacatcatcacacaccatcaacacacaccaacacacacacatcaacacacatcacacaccaacacacacacacatcaacacacatcaacacacaccaacacacaccaacacacacacatcaacacacattaTCACACACCATCAACACACACCATcatgaacacaaaaacatgaacactaCGGGTCGGTGGTACGCGACAGACAGATTTGAAGACCGTCTCCTGGACCTTGTCCCCAACTACCGGCATCTGTATGAAGTTTCCTCCCCGCTGCACAGTGACACTCTCATAAACAGCCGGTAAATAACTGGAAGTGTTTTGGGGGGTTGAAGCCTGAAGTGACCGgtagattgaccttttcactaaagtccaagtgctgtgttctgcccctagtggtgacctccagtatgCAGCGTTTTGGCTGCGCTGTGCTTCCGTCGTTTGAAGCAAGTATTTACACAAACGTAGCGACGCTGACGAGTGCGTTAGTCTGTTGGACTTGGTCCTGGGTCTGTTGGATTCGGTCCCGGGTCTGTTGTCCCGGGTCTGTTGGATTCGGTCCCGGGTCTGTTGGATTCGGTCCCGGGTCTGTTGGACTTGGTCCCGGGTCTGATGGATTCGGTCCCGGGTCTGTTGGATTCGGTCCCGGGTCTGTTGTCCCGGGTCTGTTGGACTTGGTCCCGGGTCTGATGGATTCGGTCCCGGGTCTGATGGATTCGGTCCCGGGTCTGATGGATTTGGTCCCGGGTCTGATGGATTTGGTCCCGGGTCTGATGGATTCGGTCCCGGGTCTGTTGGACTTGGTCCCGGGTCTGTTGGATTCGGTCCCGGGTCTGTTGGACTTGGTCCCGGGTCTGTTGGATTCGGTCCCGGGTCTGATGGATTCGGTCCCGGGTCTGATGGATTCGGTCCCGGGTCTGTTGGATTCGGTCCCGGGTCTGTTGTCCCGGGTCTGTTGGATTCGGTCCCGGGTCTGTTGGACTTGGTCCCGGGTCTGATGGATTCGGTCCCGGGTCTGATGGATTCGGTCCCGGGTCTGATGGATTCGGTCCCGGGTCTGTTGGACTTGGTCCCGGGTCTGTTGGATTCGGTCCCGGGTCTGTTGGATTCGGTCCCGGGTCTGTTGGACTTGGTCCCGGGTCTGATGGATTCGGTCCCGGGTCTGTTGGATTCGGTCCCGGGTCTGTTGGATTCGGTCCCGGGTCTGTTGGATTCGGTCCCGGGTCTGTTGGACTTGGTCCCGGGTCTGATGGATTCGGTCCCGGGTCTGTTGGATTCGGTCCCGGGTCTGATGGATTCGGTCCCGGGTCTGTTGGATTCGGTCCCGGGTCTGTTGGATTCGGTCCCGGGTCTGATGAATTCGGTCCCGGGTCTGTTGTCCCGGGTCTGTTGGATTCGGTCCCGGGTCTGTTGGACTTGGTCCCGGGTCTGATGGATTTGGTCCCGGGTCTGTTGGACTTGGTACCGGGTCTGTTGGACTCGGTCCCGGGTCTGTTGGATTCGGTCCCGGGTCTGTTGGACTTGGTCCCGGGTCTGATGGATTCGGTCCCGGGTCTGATGGATTTGGTCCCGGGTCTGATGGATTCGGTCCCGGGTCTGATGGATTCGGTCCCGGGTCTGATGGATTCGGTCCCGGGTCTGTTGGACTTGGTCCCGGGTCTGTTGGATTCGGTCCCGGGTCTGTTGGATTCGGTCCCGGGTCTGTTGGACTTGGTCCCGGGTCTGATGGATTCGGTCCCGGGTCTGTTGGATTCGGTCCCGGGTCTGATGGATTCGGTCCCGGGTCTGATGGATTCGGTCCCGGGTCTGTTGGATTCGGTCCCGGGTCTGTTGGACTCGGTCCCGGGTCTGTTGGATTCGGTCCCGGGTCTGTTGGACTTGGTCCCGGGTCTGTTGGACTTGGTCCCGGGTCTGTACTACTGCAGGAAGACTTTGTTGTACGTTTGGCGAGCCATTGGTCTTTGGCGTTGAGCTCTAGGTCTCGTTCCCATGAACGTTTAGTTTGCTGTGGGGAAGCTGAATTCACTGAACTCTCCCTCGCTCTCATTTGGTTCTAGTTTTGGTGACGTCTGCAGACGGACCTCCTCCAGACAACCTGTAGAAACTTCCAGACGGGTCCTTACCCCATGCGGCCGTAGGCTTTGCTGTAGTTCGGGTCGATCCTGATGGCCTGCTCGCAGTCCTGCACGGCTCCTGCGTAGTTGCCCAGTTTGCTGTAGGCTGCAGCCCTGCAACCACAACAAACATCAGCATTAAcagcctctgattggtcagcagCCGCGGGTCCGGCAGACCCACCTGTTACAGTAGTAGACGGCGTTCTGAGGGTTCAGGGCGACGGCTTTGGAGTAAAACTCAACTGCTGCTGCAAAGTTCTCCACCTTCATTTGGTCGTTACCTGCAGCAGAAACAACTGGTCAGCTGTTGGGCGCATCATGTGACACCTCAGCCCCACATAAGTTCTTTGTTTCTTCATTCGGGTTCAGTTAACATTTCTGTTGCACCACAGAGAGGAGGCGTGACTTCAGCTGGAGGACACACCCAACAGAACCCCCCTCTGGGTGGACAGTTCCTCTGGGAAGCTCTTTAAGCTCAGCTGGTTCTGGAAGTTCCAGCCGGTCCGCCTCAGCTGGTTCTGGAAGTTCCAGCCGGTCCGCCTCAGCTGGTTCTGGAAGTTCCAGCCGGTCCGCCTCAGCTGGTTCTGGAATGTTTGATTCAAGTCTCCTTCATTCCTCCAGCCGTG is a window encoding:
- the sgta gene encoding small glutamine-rich tetratricopeptide repeat-containing protein alpha; the encoded protein is MTDNKRLAFSIIQFLHDQLRSGNLSSDAQESLEVAVQCLETAFEVSTDDQSLAVPMTLPEIFSSATAKFPAQSQVNNNSTHNSPTEEQRAEAERMKSDGNDQMKVENFAAAVEFYSKAVALNPQNAVYYCNRAAAYSKLGNYAGAVQDCEQAIRIDPNYSKAYGRMGLALASLNKHSEAVSYYKKALELDPDNDTYKTNLKIAEEKMETSSPTAGMGGVDLAGLLSNPGFMNMASTLMNNPQVQQLMSGMMSGAYGGMGGMGGMGGGAGAGGGGGAAPGAPAAPPAGDLSGLIQAGQQFAQQMQQQNPELIEQLRSQIRNRTPSAGNEEQP